The region TTAGGTTGAAACAAATCGGCTCGAACCAGCCCACCTGCGCTGGTCATAATGCGAACCGACCCACCACCAAGTTGCTGTTGTACATTGTCCAGATACGACCGCATAACGGGTGTCAGGTAAGCATCGACCACGGCGGTTTGGGTTCTTGACACATACTGTGGGGTGGTCGAAACGCTGGTCGAAAGCGTTATATAAGGGTAACCGGCACGTTGAAGCGCGTTCAGTATTTGTTGTTCATGAATCGGGTTTTTGTAGGCGTTAAGGAGAGATACTGCTATGGCATCGGGTTTGACTTGGTTGAGGTTGTCCAGTAACTGGGCGATGGTTAGTTCTGATAAAGGACTTAAAATCTGACCGTCGGCCGTGATGCGTTCTTCCAGTTCAAATACGGAATCATACAGAACGTCGGCGGGTGGAATAGCCAGTTGGAAAAGGTGAGGCCGTTGCTGGGTGCCAATTTTCAACAGGTCTTTGAAGCCTTTTGTGACGAGCAGGGCCACGCGGCCACCTTTCCGTTCGAGCAGGGCGTTGGTGCCTTTTGTAGTTCCCAACCGCATCTCCAGCGAGGGAAATGGTTTATTAATAGGCGTTCGGGTTAGCAGACGTGCGGCTAGAACGGGTGCTTCTTCACCCGTAAATAACTCAACGGTCAGCGGCTGGTCACCATTCTTGAATGGGCGGTCGAGGGTTAAGGCTCCATCGGTCTTTAAAGATGTGACCGTATATATTTCGCCTGTTTCGCTGATATGGAGCTGGTAGCCATCAAAAATGGAAGCGGTTAGCCAGGGGGCCACCACGTTGCCGTTTATAAGTTGACCCCGGAGCCGACTGCTGCTTAGCACTTTGGCGCGGTGGAGGGTTCCGTTATTATCCAGGGCGAGGCCATCCGTAAAGGTGCCTCCGGTATCAATCCAGATTTGGTACATGGTTAATGAATCAGCGTAACACCCGCTTTTTGGTAAGCCGATACAACATCCGGCTTTGCTTCGGCATCGGTAATCAATACGTCGAACAGGCTTAGGGGCGCAAAATAGAGGTATTTGTTGGTTTCTAATTTCGACGAGTCGCAGAGGAGATAAACTTTATCCGTTTGCCGGGCAATGGCCATCGCAATGCTGGCTTCTTTCTCGCTATTCGCACTCAGACCGTGTTCGAGCGAAATGCCATCAACGCCCATAAACGCCCGATTCGCCCGGTAGCGGGCAATGTGTTCTTCGGCCATCAGGCCATGAACAGCCTGCCGCTCCTTGTCTACTTCGCCCCCCACCAGATTGACCGTCACTTCCGACGACATCAACTCCGCTACAACAGGCAGGGAGTTTGTAACGACCGTAATCCGTTTATTGCGGATAAACTGGCACAGCCGGAATACCGTACTGCCGCAGTCCATGAAGATCACATCGCCCTCCCGGATTTCCTGCGCGGCCAATTGGCAGATATAATCCTTCCGTTCGGCGTTGACGGCGGCTTTATGCTCAAAGCGGAACGAGTCGGTGGCCATGCTGACTTTCATAGCACCACCCCGCGTGCGATACAGCAGACCGGAAGCCGCCAGTTGAACCAAATCGCGCCGAACGGTCATCTCGGATGTTTGTAGTAAATCGGCCAGTTCTCGGACATCGACGGAGCCCCGCTCATCGACCGTTTGTAAAATAAGCTGCTTCCGGTGTTGGAAATTCATGGGTAATTACGTTGATTTGTTCAGCAATAAACAAATTTTAACAAAAATAAACAAATGCTGACTGAAAATACAGAACGGGTCGAAATTACGGAGGAGAAAGTGCTGTCGGATAACTGGTACACATTAAGACGGTTTACCTTTAATTACCTGGGTAAGAACGGAGAGTGGACCACGCAGCAGCGGGAGGCTTACGACCGCGGAAACGGCGCAACGATTCTATTGCATAACCCGAAAACGGATACGGTAATCCTGACCCGGCAGTTCCGCTTACCAACCTTCGTGAATGGCAACCCAACTGGCTTGTTGATTGAAGCCTGTGCGGGACTGCTGGATGATGAGGACCCGGAAGATGCTATTCGGCGGGAAACCGAAGAGGAAACGGGTTACCGGATTCAATCGGTAGAGAAGGTAATGGAAGCTTACATGAGTCCGGGATCGGTAACCGAAAAGTTGTTTTTCTACCTTGCCGAATACACCGCCGATACCGAGCGGACGGATGGCGGTGGCATCGACGAGGAAGAAATTGACATTCTGGAGTTGTCGGTTCGTCAGGCGATGGCCATGATGGAACGGGGCGAAATCATGGATGGCAAAACGATTATGCTGTTGCAGTATTTAAGACTGAAGCAATTGAGCCAGAGTTAATAAGTTTCCTGCTGTGTAGACAGTTCTTAAAACTACCGCACAGCAGGAGATTCAGGGCTTTTTAAAACTTACATATTCGTACACTTCAGCAAGCGATAGTGATACACCTAGCGAACGCAGCTCGATAAATCCATTTGGTTCGATCTGAACGGTCTTATCCCAGCTATGCTCCGTCAAGCGATACCAGGACTCGACTTTTGGATAGTTTTGCTCAACCAGTACGTACTCCTGAAAGGAAGGTAATTGTTCGTATAACAAAAACTTGCCGGATTTATCAAAAGGAGCTGTGCTCCGGGATAATACTTCCACAATGAGTAGCGGATTGACTATTAAATCCTCACGACCTCGCCAAAATTGGGGTTCTTCACAGACGACTAAAGCATCCGGGTAAACCCCGACATTTTCAGATTCTATATATACTTTCTGATCGCTGTTATAAACGATGAATTTACGCGGTAAGGGGCGAAGCGTATATTTTAACGCACCTGTTAGGTTTGCTGCAATCTGATTATGGGTTGCTTTTGCGCCAGCCATGCGAACGATCTTGCCGTTATAAAATTCATGTTTATAGAGCGACCGAGCTTCGCGCGTCAGATATTCATCAAGTGAGTATTTCTTTTCGGCTGCTACCATTGTCAGGATGCTTTATCAAATATAACCAAAATAAGCACTAGGCAGTTACTGCCCAGTGCTTATTGCCCTATCGTTTCGGTTGAGAACCCGAGACAGAAGCTGCTGTATTACTGCCCGCCGAAATCATGTTGGCGAACAGCCGGTAAGCACCCGGAACACCGGCGGGAAGCTCACGGAAGAATACCAGACCCGTGTACATGAAATGCCCTTTGCCGTACTTTGCAAAAATCAGGCTGCCTTCTTTAGGGGCTTCGTTCTGGTCGTGGGAGGAGAAAATAGGCTCGTACGCCTTGTCCCAATCTCGCGCAAAGTAGATACCCCGCTCCTGAATCCAGCCCGAAAAATCGGCATCGGTGATTTTATTTGGGTAGTTGAGTAGCTGGTGCTTCGGGTTGATGAACGTCATGGGCGCATCCTCTTCCGTTACGCGCTCGTTGACAACCGCGAAGGGGTAGGGGCCTAACTGGGGCAACGGCGCTTCATTCCGGAAAAACGAATTGACCGGCGTTACATACTGAACAATCATCGTTCCGCCATTTTTTACATAGTCCATCAGTTTCGGCTGGTAACGGGTCATGGCCGGGCCGTTGGTGTTATACGCCCGAACACCCACCACAATGGCGTCGTAACCAGACAGATTACCTGTCAAGTCGGCGGGGCCGAGAATTGTGACCCGGCATCCCATTTGCTGGAGTGCCGCCGGAACTTCATCGCCCGCGCCAACAATGTAGCCGATGTTTTTGGCCGTTACCTTCACATCCAGCTTAACCAGTTTGGCCTCTGCCGGTGGAAACAGCGTTTGGGTAGGAATATGCTTGTACGCGACATAGCGAAGTCCCGTGGTGAACGTCCCCGTGCCAGTTGTCATCACCGCCTGAAGCTTGCCATTCTGTGCTTTATCGGAGGGGGTCAGCGTGAACGAAATTCGCTGTTCGTCGCCTTTGTTTTTCAACTCGAAGGGTTGAGTAGCAGGTTCGATTCGCCAGCCTGCCGGTACATTCATACTAAGCGTACCCGATACATTGTTCCGACCCGCCCGAAGTACAATCTCTGCTGTTTTGGGCGTATTATCACTGAACGTAAATACGCGCTCGGTCAGGTTAGCGGTAACGTCGGGCTGAATGATGAAGGGACGGTAAATTTCACCATCGACGGGGTCCGTTGATTTATAAACAACCGGTCGGGTAAACGTAAACCGCTGCCCGCTAATCTCGAACGTATAATTGGCCGACATTGCCGCCGGGTTTTCGGGCAGGCCAATAAGCTGCTGATTATCTACCTGGAATAAGCCCTTGTCAATGGGCTTTTCGAGCCAGTAGGGTTGTGAAATCTTCGCCGTTTTTGGGACAACGACCGAAGTCGGGAACAGGATGACGTCGTTTGGTTTCAGTGTCAGATTAAGCGTTGTGTCTTTGCCGGTCGAGTACTGAACCCGTACCAGCGTAACGGGCGAGTCAGCCCGGTTGACAATGTTGGTTGTCAGCTTAATGGTCTCGCCGGGCGTAGCGGCATAATCGGCGGGGTTGGTTTCAAACCATAGGCCAAGGCATTGCCGAATCAGTGTTTCGACTTCTTCCCGCTTTGCTTTTACGTAAATATTGGTTGTGTCCAGTTTGTTGATAGCGCCGTACAACTGAACGAGTGCCGGTATCGAAGCGGCCGGTTGATCGGGTTTGAAACCGGCAATGACCTGGTTCACCTGCGATTGAACAGCGGCACTGTTAGGAACGCGTTTCCAGGTCATATCGATGCCTTCGAGCGGGTCTTTCTGAACAGGTTCACCGCCTTTCAGCAGCAGGTAGTCAATTTTAGCACCTCGGTTGGCAGCCACGCCAAACCCCTGGCTCTTATGCTGACTGCGGCTTTCCGACGCAATTTCGCCATACGATTTGCCAAGCAAGGGGTTATATAGTCCAGTTTCGATACCAATCAGGTTTCCGGCTTCTTCCGGCTTCTTGTTGCTCATAAAGGCACCGGGAATAAAAACATTCCACATGATGCGCTTAGCCTGCCAGGGTTTTACGAAAGCCAGCTGCTCGGGGAACTTCGTTGGATCGTTCGAAATTTTGAAGGCTTCTTCGGCCAGAAAACCCGATGCGCTGTGGTGCCCGTGACCCGCGCGGGCATCGGGTGGGAAGCGAGTCATGATCACGTCGGGCTGGTATTTACGAATCATCCAGACAACGTCGGCCAGTACTTTGTCCTGTCCCCAGGTACGGACGGCTTCGGAGGTTTGCTTGGAAAACCCAAAGTCATACGCCCGGCTGAAGAACTGGTCGGGGCCATCTACGCGTCGGGCAGCGAGTAATTCCTGGGTTCGGATAACGCCGATATTTTCACCCTGCTCGGGGCCAATCAGGTTTTGTCCGCCATCGCCCCGTGTGAGCGAAAGATAGCCAGTCCGAACGAGCCGGTCTTTGGCCAGATATGCCAGCAATAGGGTATTTTCATCGTCGGGGTGAGCGGCTACATAAAGGACCGACCCGAGGACATTCAGTTTTTTTAGATTCGATAAAATTTCTCCCGGTGGCGCTGGCTTGATGGGGCCATAAGGAACCTGAGCGGAAGAGAGAGAGGCAATGAAACCGCTAATAAGCAGTGTATAGAGTATTTTTTTTAGTAACACAGGCAGGGAGCGAGTTTGGGCGATTAAACCCAAAGATAAGAAAAGGCTACCTAAAACAGAGGTAGCCTTTTGACTCACTTGACCTAACATTGAATTAATTACTGGTAAATCTGAACCTTCTGGAACTGGTCAGGTAAAGGATTGGGAACATTGGGGTTCGTATTTATCTCATTCTGTGGATAAATAAACCGCTGTGGTTTTTTTGTTCCGGCATAAAGAGGAATGGGCAACTGGACAATTGGTGCTGCTTTTTCCAATCGCCGTACGTCGTTGAACGCTTCGTACTGCATCAGGAAAAAGATGTAGCGCTGGGCCACAATCTCATACAGCAAAGCCGTTTGTACCGTAGCCAGCTTGGCTGGATTAGCCAGACCGGCAGGACCAAAATCGCTCAGGGTATAGGCATCGTATTTCCGACCCGTCGCCGAAATGGTTTTACCATGAAGATACCCCGTTGCCAGGCCTGCGCGAACCAAATTAAGGGCTTCCAGGGCTTTATCGTTTACGCCCAGCCGGGCCTGTGCTTCTGCTATTATAAGCTGGTTTTCATAGTAGGTAAGAATAGGATGGGAGGCATCTTCGGTGAACATGCCATCGGCCGTATTCGGGTCCAGGGCGCCGGTGGTAGAGATACCGACCTTGAAATAATGGTTGTACAGGGCGGTTTCATCTGTTTTGGTATTCGCCGAGCCGATGCGCGATTGCATCAGCGCGGGCAGATAAGCACCGTCGAAACCCGTATCGCCAGCCCGGTTAATCCGGAAGAAGTCATAGTTCTGGTTGTCATCGAC is a window of Spirosoma linguale DSM 74 DNA encoding:
- a CDS encoding transcriptional regulator, DeoR family (PFAM: regulatory protein DeoR~SMART: regulatory protein DeoR~KEGG: eum:ECUMN_3028 DNA-bindng transcriptional repressor SrlR) is translated as MNFQHRKQLILQTVDERGSVDVRELADLLQTSEMTVRRDLVQLAASGLLYRTRGGAMKVSMATDSFRFEHKAAVNAERKDYICQLAAQEIREGDVIFMDCGSTVFRLCQFIRNKRITVVTNSLPVVAELMSSEVTVNLVGGEVDKERQAVHGLMAEEHIARYRANRAFMGVDGISLEHGLSANSEKEASIAMAIARQTDKVYLLCDSSKLETNKYLYFAPLSLFDVLITDAEAKPDVVSAYQKAGVTLIH
- a CDS encoding NUDIX hydrolase (PFAM: NUDIX hydrolase~KEGG: mmw:Mmwyl1_1170 NUDIX hydrolase) produces the protein MLTENTERVEITEEKVLSDNWYTLRRFTFNYLGKNGEWTTQQREAYDRGNGATILLHNPKTDTVILTRQFRLPTFVNGNPTGLLIEACAGLLDDEDPEDAIRRETEEETGYRIQSVEKVMEAYMSPGSVTEKLFFYLAEYTADTERTDGGGIDEEEIDILELSVRQAMAMMERGEIMDGKTIMLLQYLRLKQLSQS
- a CDS encoding protein of unknown function DUF820 (PFAM: protein of unknown function DUF820~KEGG: scl:sce0505 hypothetical protein), giving the protein MVAAEKKYSLDEYLTREARSLYKHEFYNGKIVRMAGAKATHNQIAANLTGALKYTLRPLPRKFIVYNSDQKVYIESENVGVYPDALVVCEEPQFWRGREDLIVNPLLIVEVLSRSTAPFDKSGKFLLYEQLPSFQEYVLVEQNYPKVESWYRLTEHSWDKTVQIEPNGFIELRSLGVSLSLAEVYEYVSFKKP
- a CDS encoding LmbE family protein (PFAM: LmbE family protein~KEGG: mxa:MXAN_6192 hypothetical protein), whose amino-acid sequence is MLGQVSQKATSVLGSLFLSLGLIAQTRSLPVLLKKILYTLLISGFIASLSSAQVPYGPIKPAPPGEILSNLKKLNVLGSVLYVAAHPDDENTLLLAYLAKDRLVRTGYLSLTRGDGGQNLIGPEQGENIGVIRTQELLAARRVDGPDQFFSRAYDFGFSKQTSEAVRTWGQDKVLADVVWMIRKYQPDVIMTRFPPDARAGHGHHSASGFLAEEAFKISNDPTKFPEQLAFVKPWQAKRIMWNVFIPGAFMSNKKPEEAGNLIGIETGLYNPLLGKSYGEIASESRSQHKSQGFGVAANRGAKIDYLLLKGGEPVQKDPLEGIDMTWKRVPNSAAVQSQVNQVIAGFKPDQPAASIPALVQLYGAINKLDTTNIYVKAKREEVETLIRQCLGLWFETNPADYAATPGETIKLTTNIVNRADSPVTLVRVQYSTGKDTTLNLTLKPNDVILFPTSVVVPKTAKISQPYWLEKPIDKGLFQVDNQQLIGLPENPAAMSANYTFEISGQRFTFTRPVVYKSTDPVDGEIYRPFIIQPDVTANLTERVFTFSDNTPKTAEIVLRAGRNNVSGTLSMNVPAGWRIEPATQPFELKNKGDEQRISFTLTPSDKAQNGKLQAVMTTGTGTFTTGLRYVAYKHIPTQTLFPPAEAKLVKLDVKVTAKNIGYIVGAGDEVPAALQQMGCRVTILGPADLTGNLSGYDAIVVGVRAYNTNGPAMTRYQPKLMDYVKNGGTMIVQYVTPVNSFFRNEAPLPQLGPYPFAVVNERVTEEDAPMTFINPKHQLLNYPNKITDADFSGWIQERGIYFARDWDKAYEPIFSSHDQNEAPKEGSLIFAKYGKGHFMYTGLVFFRELPAGVPGAYRLFANMISAGSNTAASVSGSQPKR